The following proteins are encoded in a genomic region of Galbibacter sp. BG1:
- a CDS encoding DUF2892 domain-containing protein, whose amino-acid sequence MKKTFILKKNIGNKDRLIRVVIAFLIAVLFYFQILQGLVGVIFLVFAIVILVSCLFRFSLIYKILGINTNH is encoded by the coding sequence TTGAAAAAAACTTTTATTTTGAAGAAAAACATAGGAAATAAAGACAGGCTTATACGAGTAGTTATTGCTTTTCTCATCGCCGTATTATTTTACTTTCAGATACTACAAGGCTTGGTAGGAGTTATATTTTTGGTATTTGCCATTGTAATTTTAGTTTCCTGTTTGTTCCGTTTTAGCCTTATCTATAAAATATTGGGCATTAATACAAATCATTAG
- a CDS encoding metalloprotease, whose translation MLKPKSIYFILLAFFGVQVLQSQSSQKIDATLLAEEHMIQIQQEIVYHNTSKDTLDVFYLYDWNHAYSNKSTALATRFAEEFNKSLHLAKEEDRGETTIYSLNDKNFNTVEWERIQGGDIIKVNPKTSVFPGENYTLKLSYKVKLPNAQFTDYGFTEENDFSLKYWYITPAIYHNGWELYSNKNLNDLNSLNTSMEVSFTYPKEYYFVTDFDVVESTVDKDQKTTVIFGENRGDLRLSLKKVNDFTVYKNDKLELITNIESKSLNGVTKSLSVERVVQFIDSALGDYPHKKLLITEQDYKHNPLYGLNQLPSFLRPFPEEFQYELKVLKTALHTYLNNTIYLDNRKENWVKDGIETYLLMKYVDNFYKDMKLLGKLSNIWGVRSFHLAQMNFNDQYPYLYMLMARTYSDQPLTTPRDSLIKFNERIANKYKSGVGLAYLDSYLGQDYIDKKIKDFYAENISQTTHREDFESLLKEDAPKNIDWFFNTYVDTNKKIDFKIKKFNKTEDSIEVTIKNKRNTNVPITIYGIDRNDSILFKNWYTDITKTETVTVPRKDVKRLVLNYDRVIPEFNERDNWKSVNGFLSTNRKLRFQFFKDTEDPYYNQIFYVPVFRFNIYDGITPGLRLYNKTFLAKPFVYDLQPSYAFGENALVGSGSLRFRKYVNHDNMYLIDAFIAGSSYHYADGLRYSTITPSLTFRFRNDDLRSNERELLNIRFVNVIRDFSPTIDTDPDYSVLDIRYAYGNNGIINYKSWFTDVQIASDFAKVSFNWEYRKLFQSNRQFNLRFFAGKFIYNQTNSDYFSYALDRPTDYLFDYDYLGRSEDSGIFSQQLIIAEGGFKSKLNNPFANDWMITSNASFNIWRWIELYGDVGMIRNKNEDARFVYDSGIRLNLVTDYFELYFPIYSNNGWEIAQPQYDEKIRFIITLSPRTLTGLFTRKWF comes from the coding sequence ATGTTGAAACCAAAGTCTATATATTTTATACTGCTCGCTTTTTTTGGTGTTCAAGTGTTGCAATCCCAAAGCAGCCAGAAAATAGATGCTACCTTGTTGGCTGAAGAACATATGATCCAGATTCAACAAGAAATAGTTTATCATAATACCTCAAAAGACACTCTTGATGTTTTTTATTTATACGATTGGAATCATGCTTACTCCAACAAAAGTACGGCTCTAGCTACCCGTTTTGCAGAAGAATTTAATAAAAGCCTGCATTTGGCTAAAGAAGAAGATCGTGGAGAAACCACTATTTATTCCCTTAACGACAAAAATTTCAATACTGTAGAATGGGAGCGTATTCAGGGTGGAGACATCATTAAAGTCAATCCCAAAACCTCCGTCTTTCCCGGGGAAAATTATACTTTAAAATTATCGTATAAAGTTAAACTGCCTAATGCTCAATTTACCGATTATGGCTTTACGGAAGAAAACGATTTCAGTTTAAAATATTGGTACATAACCCCCGCTATTTACCATAACGGATGGGAATTATACAGCAATAAAAACCTAAACGATCTAAACTCCCTAAACACATCGATGGAGGTAAGTTTTACTTATCCAAAAGAATATTATTTTGTCACCGATTTTGATGTGGTAGAAAGCACGGTTGATAAAGACCAGAAAACAACAGTGATTTTTGGTGAAAACCGGGGGGATTTAAGACTCTCCCTAAAAAAAGTAAACGACTTTACCGTTTATAAAAACGACAAACTGGAACTCATCACCAATATTGAGAGCAAATCCTTAAACGGTGTCACTAAATCGCTTTCCGTAGAAAGGGTTGTTCAGTTTATCGATAGTGCTTTAGGGGATTACCCCCATAAAAAGCTTTTAATTACAGAACAGGATTATAAGCACAATCCTCTTTACGGACTCAACCAATTACCTTCTTTTTTACGACCTTTCCCAGAAGAGTTTCAATATGAATTAAAGGTGCTTAAAACGGCCCTACACACCTATTTAAACAATACGATTTATTTAGATAACCGAAAAGAAAATTGGGTAAAGGATGGTATAGAAACCTATCTTTTAATGAAGTATGTGGACAACTTCTACAAGGACATGAAATTGTTGGGTAAACTATCGAATATCTGGGGGGTACGTTCTTTCCATCTCGCACAAATGAATTTTAACGACCAGTATCCTTATTTGTATATGTTAATGGCCCGCACTTATTCAGATCAGCCCTTAACCACTCCTAGGGATTCCCTGATCAAGTTTAACGAACGTATAGCCAATAAATATAAATCTGGCGTTGGATTGGCATATTTAGATAGCTACCTTGGCCAAGATTATATTGATAAAAAGATTAAGGATTTTTATGCTGAAAACATTTCCCAGACCACGCATCGGGAAGATTTTGAGAGCTTATTAAAAGAAGATGCCCCCAAAAATATTGATTGGTTTTTTAATACCTATGTGGATACCAACAAAAAAATTGACTTCAAAATAAAAAAATTCAATAAAACTGAAGATTCCATAGAGGTCACTATCAAAAACAAAAGAAATACCAACGTTCCCATTACCATATACGGTATTGACAGGAACGACTCTATTTTATTTAAGAATTGGTATACCGATATCACCAAAACTGAGACCGTAACAGTCCCTCGAAAAGATGTAAAACGGCTGGTTTTAAACTATGATAGGGTGATTCCGGAATTCAATGAAAGGGACAATTGGAAATCGGTAAACGGCTTTTTATCGACCAATCGAAAATTGAGGTTTCAATTTTTTAAGGATACAGAAGACCCCTATTACAATCAAATATTTTACGTACCGGTATTTCGTTTTAATATTTACGATGGTATAACTCCAGGATTGAGGTTATACAACAAAACGTTTTTAGCTAAACCTTTTGTTTACGATCTTCAACCCTCCTATGCTTTTGGAGAAAATGCATTGGTAGGTTCTGGATCTTTACGTTTCAGAAAATACGTAAACCACGATAATATGTATCTAATCGATGCTTTTATTGCTGGTTCTTCTTATCATTACGCAGATGGACTAAGATACAGTACCATAACCCCTTCCCTAACCTTTCGGTTTAGAAACGACGATTTAAGATCTAACGAAAGAGAGCTTCTAAACATTCGTTTTGTAAATGTTATTCGGGACTTTTCACCCACCATCGATACCGATCCAGATTACAGCGTACTCGATATTCGCTATGCTTATGGTAACAACGGAATTATAAATTACAAATCTTGGTTTACCGATGTACAAATAGCTAGCGATTTTGCCAAGGTATCTTTTAATTGGGAATATAGAAAGCTATTCCAAAGCAATAGACAGTTTAACTTGCGCTTTTTTGCAGGAAAATTTATCTACAACCAAACCAATTCTGATTATTTTAGTTATGCGCTAGATAGACCCACGGATTATCTTTTTGATTACGATTACCTAGGTAGATCTGAAGATTCTGGTATTTTTAGTCAACAACTTATCATTGCTGAAGGTGGCTTTAAATCGAAATTGAACAATCCCTTTGCCAACGACTGGATGATTACCTCCAATGCCAGTTTTAACATTTGGCGATGGATAGAACTGTATGGCGATGTAGGTATGATTCGGAATAAAAATGAAGATGCCCGCTTTGTCTACGACTCTGGAATTAGGCTAAACTTAGTAACCGATTATTTCGAATTGTACTTCCCTATTTACTCTAACAACGGTTGGGAAATTGCACAACCGCAGTACGACGAAAAGATAAGGTTTATCATCACCCTTAGTCCGAGAACCTTAACCGGCCTCTTCACCAGAAAATGGTTTTAA
- a CDS encoding type 1 glutamine amidotransferase domain-containing protein: protein MKKIAILATNGFEESELTSPKEAIENEGWQADIVSLKPGSIKSWKDGNWGESFNVTLTVEEGLAKNYNALVLPGGVMNPDNLRTNEKALQFIRDFFKQGKPVAAICHGPWSLINANVVEGRTMTSYPSIRKDLENAGVNWVDKEVVVDEALVTSRNPNDLPAFNSKLIEEIKEGKHEHQHA, encoded by the coding sequence ATGAAAAAGATAGCAATTTTAGCAACAAACGGATTTGAAGAATCAGAATTAACTTCTCCCAAAGAAGCCATTGAGAATGAAGGATGGCAAGCAGATATAGTAAGTTTAAAACCGGGATCTATTAAATCTTGGAAAGATGGAAACTGGGGAGAATCTTTTAATGTTACCCTAACAGTAGAGGAGGGGTTGGCAAAAAATTATAATGCCTTGGTACTGCCAGGTGGTGTAATGAATCCCGATAATCTTAGAACCAACGAAAAAGCGCTACAGTTCATTCGTGATTTCTTTAAACAAGGTAAACCGGTAGCGGCTATTTGCCACGGACCTTGGAGTTTGATTAATGCCAATGTAGTTGAAGGTAGAACTATGACTTCATATCCTTCGATTAGAAAAGATTTGGAAAATGCAGGTGTTAATTGGGTTGATAAGGAAGTTGTGGTAGATGAAGCTTTGGTAACCAGTAGAAATCCTAACGATTTACCAGCTTTTAATAGTAAGTTGATCGAAGAGATTAAAGAAGGAAAGCATGAACATCAACATGCCTAA
- the prmA gene encoding 50S ribosomal protein L11 methyltransferase has translation MDQIYLEYTFNVSPIDPGNDILIAELGYAGFESFVENEEGLIAYIQKEEWHKNVLNDIQILTNENFDISFEYKEIEQQNWNAEWEKNFHPIEVDGMCTVRAPFHEVPNTKYDIIIEPKMSFGTGHHETTHMMIQFLLKEDLKDKKVLDMGCGTGVLAILAEKEGAKAIDAIDIDNWCFVNSIENTERNNCSNITVLEGDASLLKNKNYDVIIANINRNILLNDIPTYIKCLNEGGTLLLSGFYKEDIPQIREKCEEFSLKFIENLEKNHWVAVKFLN, from the coding sequence ATGGATCAAATATATCTGGAGTATACTTTTAATGTAAGTCCCATAGACCCCGGTAACGATATTCTAATTGCCGAGTTGGGTTATGCTGGTTTCGAAAGTTTTGTGGAAAATGAAGAAGGACTTATAGCGTACATTCAGAAAGAAGAGTGGCACAAAAACGTTCTAAACGACATCCAGATATTAACCAATGAAAACTTCGATATTTCTTTTGAATACAAGGAAATCGAGCAACAGAATTGGAATGCAGAATGGGAAAAGAATTTTCATCCTATTGAAGTGGACGGCATGTGTACCGTAAGGGCTCCATTTCACGAAGTTCCCAATACCAAATACGATATTATTATAGAACCTAAAATGAGTTTTGGAACGGGACACCACGAAACTACCCATATGATGATTCAGTTTTTGCTGAAAGAAGATCTTAAAGATAAAAAGGTTTTAGATATGGGGTGTGGTACAGGTGTGCTGGCCATTCTAGCAGAAAAAGAGGGAGCCAAGGCCATTGATGCTATTGATATCGACAATTGGTGTTTTGTAAATTCCATTGAAAATACAGAAAGGAACAATTGTAGTAACATTACCGTTTTAGAAGGAGACGCTTCTTTACTGAAAAATAAAAATTACGATGTTATTATCGCCAACATAAATAGAAACATTCTTTTAAACGATATTCCAACTTATATTAAATGTTTAAATGAAGGGGGAACCCTTCTTCTAAGTGGATTTTACAAAGAAGACATTCCTCAGATTCGTGAAAAATGCGAAGAGTTTTCGTTAAAATTTATTGAAAATTTGGAAAAGAACCATTGGGTTGCTGTAAAATTTTTAAATTAG
- a CDS encoding BT_3928 family protein: protein MAKIIVSFARIIVGFLFVISGLIKLNDPVGFSFKLEEYFSPSVLNLEFLSPHALGIAIFVVIFETVLGVMLLLGYKRKFTVWSLLLMIIFFTFLTFYSAYFNKVTDCGCFGDAIKLTPWESFFKDVILLLLILILFFKRKYISKFSFAGIGTFVALILCIGYVYYVYNHLPVVDFRPYKIGANIPAGMEIPEDAPQAVYEYQWKFNIDGNEKVITTTGDYPKVDGEFIGVETELLQKGYEPPIHDFTMELDGTDYTEEIMNRDRVLVIVSRNIEEANEEGLEKMESILKEAKENDISVIGLSASSSEQLAPYKQKYNLDIDFYFCDLTTVKTIVRSNPALLELQNGTITQKLHFNDVEELKFNK from the coding sequence ATGGCCAAAATAATAGTCTCTTTTGCGAGAATTATTGTCGGATTTCTATTTGTTATAAGCGGACTCATAAAACTTAATGATCCGGTAGGATTTTCATTTAAACTTGAAGAATATTTTAGTCCGAGTGTTTTAAATTTAGAATTTCTATCCCCGCATGCACTTGGTATAGCTATTTTCGTAGTGATCTTTGAGACTGTTCTAGGAGTCATGCTTTTACTCGGCTACAAACGTAAATTCACTGTTTGGAGCCTCTTATTAATGATTATCTTTTTTACTTTTTTGACGTTCTATTCGGCTTATTTTAACAAGGTAACCGATTGTGGATGCTTTGGGGATGCCATAAAACTAACTCCGTGGGAATCTTTTTTTAAAGACGTGATCCTTCTCCTACTTATTTTGATCCTGTTTTTCAAAAGAAAATATATTTCTAAATTTAGTTTTGCCGGCATCGGTACTTTTGTAGCTCTTATTCTTTGCATTGGGTATGTTTATTATGTTTACAATCATTTACCTGTAGTAGACTTTCGGCCTTATAAAATTGGTGCCAACATCCCTGCAGGTATGGAAATCCCGGAAGATGCACCACAGGCCGTTTACGAATATCAATGGAAATTCAACATAGATGGAAATGAAAAAGTAATTACCACCACAGGAGATTATCCTAAAGTGGACGGTGAATTTATCGGGGTGGAAACTGAATTACTGCAGAAAGGATATGAACCTCCTATTCATGATTTTACCATGGAACTCGATGGAACCGATTATACTGAAGAAATTATGAATCGTGATCGGGTTTTGGTGATCGTTTCAAGAAATATTGAAGAAGCCAATGAGGAAGGACTGGAAAAAATGGAATCTATACTTAAAGAAGCTAAAGAAAATGATATTTCCGTAATCGGACTTTCTGCTTCCAGTAGCGAGCAATTGGCACCATATAAACAAAAATATAATTTAGATATCGATTTTTATTTTTGCGATCTTACTACGGTTAAAACCATTGTTCGTTCTAACCCTGCATTGTTGGAACTGCAAAATGGCACTATTACACAGAAACTTCATTTTAATGATGTAGAAGAATTGAAGTTTAATAAATAA
- a CDS encoding thiamine pyrophosphate-dependent enzyme: MQTKPETKQDISFEDFKNQILNDYKIAVTSRECSLLGRREVLTGKAKFGIFGDGKEVPQLAMAKAFQNGDFRSGYYRDQTFMMAIGELSIKNFFAGLYAHTDIEKEPMSAGRQMGGHFLTQSNNPDGSWVDLTKQKNSSSDISPTGGQMARLLGLAQASKIYREVDETKKEGFSVKGNEVAWGTIGNASTSEGIFFETLNAAGVMQVPMVISIWDDEYGISVHAKHQTTKENISEILKGFQRTETENGFEIIVVNGWDYPALIEAFTKAGKIARDEHVPVLLHVVELTQPQGHSTSGSHERYKTEDRLKWEKEFDCNLKFREWIIQNDFATDEELNQLEKKIKKEVRDGKKEAWSEFLAPIKTEKKKVVALLNELANSSANKSFINRLKNDLISVDEPVKRNVISTARKALRYVTKENSQAKEDLIAWIDSFYTRTEPEYSSHLYSETKSNATNIAEVLPEFKEDTEMVDGRIVLRDNFDKLFAKYPNSLIFGEDSGNIGDVNQGLEGLQKKYGELRVADVGIREASIIGQGIGMALRGLRPIAEIQYLDYILYALYVLSDDLASLLYRTVGKQKAPLIVRTRGHRLEGIWHAGSQMGGLIHLLRGMYILTPRNMTKAAGFYNTLMESDEPALVIESLNGYRLKEKLPANLGEIKTPIGVVETVKEGTDITLVSYGSTLRIVEQVAKELLEVNIDVEIIDAQTLLPFDINHDTVKSLKKTNRLLVIDEDVPGGCSAYLLQEIVENQNGYIYLDSAPQTLTAKAHRPAYASDGDYFSKPNAEDIFEKVYAIMHEANPNEYPKLK; the protein is encoded by the coding sequence ATGCAAACAAAACCAGAAACAAAACAAGATATTTCCTTTGAAGATTTCAAGAATCAAATACTTAATGATTATAAAATTGCTGTAACCAGTAGAGAATGTAGTTTATTAGGACGGAGGGAAGTTTTAACTGGAAAAGCAAAATTTGGAATTTTTGGGGATGGTAAAGAAGTTCCTCAACTGGCCATGGCCAAAGCATTCCAAAATGGCGATTTTAGAAGTGGTTATTACCGTGACCAAACTTTTATGATGGCTATCGGGGAATTGAGCATTAAAAACTTCTTTGCCGGACTTTACGCCCATACCGATATTGAAAAGGAGCCTATGAGCGCCGGGAGGCAAATGGGAGGACATTTCTTAACACAAAGCAATAACCCAGATGGTTCTTGGGTAGATCTTACCAAACAAAAGAACAGCAGTTCTGACATCTCCCCTACTGGAGGTCAAATGGCTCGTTTACTAGGTTTGGCACAAGCTTCCAAAATTTATAGGGAGGTTGACGAAACCAAAAAAGAAGGATTTTCGGTTAAAGGAAATGAAGTTGCTTGGGGTACTATTGGAAATGCCAGCACCAGCGAAGGAATTTTCTTTGAGACCTTGAATGCAGCTGGTGTTATGCAAGTTCCCATGGTAATTAGCATTTGGGATGACGAGTATGGTATTTCTGTTCATGCCAAACACCAAACTACCAAAGAAAACATATCTGAAATTCTTAAAGGATTTCAGCGTACCGAAACCGAAAACGGATTCGAAATAATTGTCGTAAACGGTTGGGATTATCCAGCTCTTATTGAAGCTTTTACAAAAGCGGGGAAAATAGCTCGCGACGAGCATGTTCCCGTTTTATTGCACGTTGTAGAGCTTACACAACCGCAGGGACACTCTACTTCTGGTTCTCATGAACGTTACAAAACTGAAGACCGACTTAAATGGGAAAAAGAATTCGATTGTAATTTAAAATTCAGGGAGTGGATCATTCAAAATGATTTTGCAACGGATGAAGAGCTTAATCAACTTGAAAAGAAAATTAAGAAAGAAGTACGCGACGGTAAAAAAGAGGCATGGAGCGAATTTCTGGCACCTATAAAAACAGAGAAGAAAAAGGTAGTTGCACTGCTGAACGAATTAGCAAATTCCAGCGCCAATAAAAGCTTTATCAACCGTCTTAAAAATGATTTAATTTCTGTTGATGAGCCTGTTAAGAGAAATGTTATTTCCACTGCTAGAAAAGCATTGCGCTATGTAACCAAAGAAAATAGCCAAGCGAAAGAAGACCTTATTGCATGGATTGATTCTTTTTATACCCGTACCGAACCGGAATACAGTTCTCATCTTTACAGCGAAACTAAAAGCAACGCTACCAATATTGCCGAAGTTCTACCAGAATTTAAAGAAGACACCGAAATGGTGGACGGGAGAATTGTTCTGCGTGATAATTTTGATAAACTTTTTGCAAAATATCCTAATTCCCTCATTTTTGGTGAGGATAGCGGTAATATTGGGGATGTTAATCAAGGATTGGAAGGACTTCAAAAAAAATATGGAGAGTTACGTGTAGCCGATGTAGGTATTCGTGAAGCATCCATCATCGGTCAAGGAATTGGAATGGCATTGCGAGGATTACGCCCTATTGCAGAAATACAGTACTTAGACTACATTTTATACGCCCTTTATGTATTAAGCGATGATTTGGCTTCCCTGCTATATAGAACGGTTGGAAAGCAAAAAGCACCGCTGATTGTAAGAACACGTGGTCACCGTTTGGAAGGGATTTGGCATGCGGGCTCCCAAATGGGAGGTCTTATACATCTCCTCAGGGGAATGTATATTCTAACACCAAGAAACATGACCAAAGCAGCTGGTTTCTACAATACACTAATGGAAAGTGATGAGCCTGCCCTTGTTATAGAAAGTTTAAACGGTTACCGATTAAAAGAAAAACTACCCGCAAACTTGGGTGAGATAAAAACTCCTATAGGGGTTGTGGAAACTGTAAAAGAGGGTACCGATATTACCTTGGTTTCTTATGGTTCTACTCTTCGAATTGTAGAGCAGGTAGCAAAAGAACTCTTGGAAGTTAATATCGATGTGGAAATTATCGATGCACAAACCTTGTTGCCTTTTGATATTAATCACGATACAGTGAAGAGCCTGAAAAAAACAAATCGCTTGTTGGTTATAGACGAAGATGTTCCAGGAGGCTGCTCAGCGTATCTTTTGCAGGAAATCGTAGAAAATCAAAACGGTTATATCTATCTAGACAGTGCTCCACAAACATTAACTGCAAAAGCGCATAGGCCAGCCTACGCCAGTGATGGAGATTATTTTTCCAAACCAAATGCTGAAGATATTTTTGAAAAGGTATATGCCATTATGCACGAAGCCAATCCTAACGAATATCCTAAATTAAAGTAA
- a CDS encoding ATP-dependent Clp protease adaptor ClpS — translation MSTKEKISEELLLEEEVLKQNEIVLYNDEVNTFDYVIDMLVDTCDHTPEQAEQCSIIVHYKGKCTVKTGDYDDLKPRCSKLLQAGLSAEIV, via the coding sequence ATGAGTACAAAAGAAAAAATTTCAGAAGAATTATTACTAGAAGAAGAGGTATTAAAGCAGAATGAAATTGTACTTTATAATGATGAAGTAAATACCTTCGACTATGTTATAGATATGTTAGTAGATACCTGCGATCATACCCCCGAACAGGCCGAACAATGTTCTATAATTGTACATTATAAAGGTAAATGTACTGTAAAAACTGGAGATTACGACGATTTAAAACCACGTTGCTCTAAGTTATTGCAGGCAGGTTTAAGTGCAGAGATAGTATAA
- the tpiA gene encoding triose-phosphate isomerase — MRKKIVAGNWKMNKDLAETQALISDLKKSLPATDAEVKIAPTFTSLYAAFQALKDSPIEVVAQNMHQEANGAYTGEISASMIKSVGVNSVILGHSERRAYFGEDDALLAKKVDTAIENEMEVIFCFGEELDDRKSGNHFKLVESQLKNALFHLKADAWKNIILAYEPVWAIGTGETASPEQAQEMHEFIRKTIAENYNQDLADSISILYGGSVKPANAEEIFSKPDVDGGLIGGASLKAEDFIGIVKAI; from the coding sequence ATGAGAAAGAAAATTGTTGCCGGAAATTGGAAAATGAATAAAGACCTTGCCGAGACGCAAGCACTAATTAGCGATTTAAAAAAGAGCTTACCGGCTACAGATGCCGAAGTTAAAATAGCACCCACTTTTACAAGCCTTTATGCTGCTTTTCAAGCTTTAAAAGATAGTCCTATAGAAGTAGTAGCTCAAAATATGCATCAAGAGGCAAATGGGGCCTATACTGGGGAAATTTCTGCTAGCATGATTAAAAGTGTGGGCGTTAATTCTGTAATTTTAGGACACTCCGAGCGCAGGGCTTATTTTGGGGAAGACGATGCTTTACTTGCCAAAAAAGTAGATACCGCTATTGAAAATGAAATGGAAGTAATATTTTGCTTTGGAGAAGAGCTGGACGACCGTAAATCCGGTAACCATTTTAAGTTGGTTGAAAGTCAGCTAAAAAATGCCCTTTTTCATTTAAAGGCAGATGCTTGGAAAAATATTATCTTGGCTTACGAGCCGGTATGGGCTATTGGTACCGGAGAAACTGCAAGCCCAGAGCAAGCACAAGAAATGCATGAGTTTATAAGAAAAACCATCGCAGAAAACTATAATCAAGACCTTGCGGACAGTATTTCTATACTTTACGGAGGTAGTGTAAAACCGGCCAACGCAGAAGAAATTTTTTCTAAACCCGATGTAGATGGTGGACTTATTGGAGGAGCTTCTTTAAAAGCGGAAGATTTTATTGGTATTGTAAAAGCAATCTAA
- a CDS encoding DinB family protein, producing the protein MNISELKPNEYNNYYHTYIKTLGNVEMVPEMVERSNAFVAILEQLNDANFDFSYAEGKWTIKELLLHIIDTERVFQYRAFTFARNNGCVLKGFDQDVYVSNSAAAIRSKASLIEEFKSVRGSSISLFSSFQTNVFENSGVIEGNKMTVKAAGFLICGHQKHHETILKDKYLPLLKD; encoded by the coding sequence ATGAATATTTCTGAATTAAAGCCCAACGAATATAATAACTACTACCATACATATATCAAAACCCTCGGGAATGTCGAGATGGTACCTGAAATGGTAGAACGAAGCAATGCATTTGTAGCAATTTTGGAACAATTGAACGATGCAAATTTCGACTTTTCCTATGCGGAAGGAAAATGGACCATAAAAGAATTGCTATTGCATATTATAGATACAGAAAGGGTGTTTCAATACCGGGCGTTTACTTTTGCTAGAAATAACGGCTGTGTTTTGAAAGGGTTCGATCAAGACGTTTACGTATCCAATTCAGCGGCAGCAATTCGTTCAAAAGCAAGTTTAATTGAAGAGTTTAAATCGGTACGGGGGAGTTCTATTTCTTTGTTTTCTTCTTTTCAAACCAATGTTTTTGAAAATTCAGGAGTTATAGAGGGCAATAAAATGACAGTTAAAGCGGCCGGATTTTTAATTTGTGGACATCAAAAACACCATGAAACCATTCTGAAGGATAAATACCTGCCTTTATTAAAGGATTAA